ATCACAGCTGAATAGTATTTTTTTATCGTCAGAGATTGTCTCTAAGTGAACCTGTTTGCCCCATAGCTGAACCAGATAAGGGAGAGTGCGCTCAATATACTTGAGATCCAGCTCAGTTCCTTCAAACCTGTGGGTAATGTAAAGCTCACCGTTGCGCTGGAAGTCCCCATCGGTCACCTCTAAGTAGGGGTAACCACCGTTAACCCGAGAGTAAACAAGCTGATCGCGTATCGTTTCCCACGTTTTATCGGTAATTTTCCACTCCTGCCCCTTCTTCTCGAAAATATAGAGATCCAGCTCCTCCGTTAGCTCCTTGGTCAAGTAATTACGCAGGAAGGAGGGATCTGAATCAACCTCCCGAACCTCGAAAATCTTTTCTTGCCCGAATCTCTTCTCAATGTCCTCGAAGATCTTTAATCCGAGATAATAAGGATTTAAAGAGTGACGTGACGGTTGAACAACCGCGGAATTAAGCTTGGCATATTCGATAGTCTCTTCACTCGTAAGCGGAAGCTCACGCATGATTTTCTGGTGCCAGTAGGAAGCCCAGCCTTCGTTGCGCTGAGGTGCTTAATCTAAAAGAAGGAAACAGAGGTTTTTGTGTCGAATAATGTAAAAATATACAGGGTGAGGGGGAGAAGCGCAAATGAGCGTTAATTTTAGCAAAGGATCTGAGTGGAGAAGATGGGACCTTCACGTACATACCCCAGAGTCCTATCAACAGAAATTCGGTGAAAACTGGGAAATTTACGTTGATGCTCTAAAGGACAAAGCTGTGTTACACGATGTAGAAGTAGTTGGCATTACTGATTATTTTTCTGTCGATGGTTATGACAAACTAAAAAGAGAATTTGCAAATGGTGAAACTTATTTGTCATTGTCAAACGGAAAAAAATTGTTCTTGATGCCCTGCATTGAATTAAGAATTGATGCGTTTGACACACGTGAGAATTCAATCAATTTGCATTTGGTATTTAACCCCAAACTAGAAGCGATAACAATAAAAAGTGCACTCCTCGATAATTTGAATGTAAAGTACCAAGATAATACTTTGAAGTGTAAACATGAAGATCTAATAAAGATTGGTTATGCTGAAGCCCATGGAGGTTCATTTCAGATTAATTTGGATTTAACACAAATTGATTTGACTGACCAAAAAAAATATAAAAAAGTGGCACTTGATATGATTACTATCTCTATGGAAAATTTAAAGGAAATTATGTCTAATAGTGGAATATCGAGAGATGATTACGTTATTTTAGTTGCGTATAAAGGACATGGTTCTTTAAGCAATATGCCATGGAGTGATCAGAATAATTTCACGGGTCGGTTAGGTAACATCAAACAGACCCTGTTAAACCAAGCAGATATGTGTTTTACTCATAACTCAGCAGATATAAATTTTCTTTTAGGTAAATCAACACATGCGCCTGTAGAAATGTTTCATAGACGGTTCCGATCATTAAAACCTAGTATTTGGGGTTCAGATGCTCATGATTTAAATAATCTATTTCATCCTTCAAATGGAGCTAGTCAACACTATACTTGGATTAAAGCTGATCCTACATTCGAAGGCTTGAAACAAATTGTTAATGAACCCGAAGAAAGAGTATTTATCGGTATCAAACCACCAAAGTTAAAAAACGTTCTTGACAAAAGGACAAAATATCTACGATCTATAGAGATTAGAAAAAAACCTGGTTCTATGCTAGTCGAAACTTGGTTTGATAATGAACTTCAACTTAATCCAGGATTAGTAGCTGTAATTGGCAATAAAGGCAGTGGGAAAAGCGCCTTGGCTGACATACTCGGCTTATTGGGTGACACCTCTCATAGTTCATCCTTTTCTTTTTTGACGGAAAGTAGATTTAAGCAGAAAAAGGATAATAAAGCAATTAATTATGAAGGAACATTGATTTGGGAAGATGATACAAATATTAAGAAAAGTTTGAACGATTCAATTAATTCAACTTCTGTTGAACGGATTAGATATATACCTCAAAATTATTTTGAAATAATTTGTAATGAAATGGCTAGTGGAGAAAAGAGTGTGTTTGACTCCGAATTAAAAAAGGTGATTTTTCAATATGTTTCAGAAATTGATAAATTAAATAAAGAATCATTGGACGGCCTAATCACGTATAAGACAATTGAACTAAGAGAGTCTGTTCAACTTCTAAAAGTTGAGATTGGTAAGTTGAACTCTGAGGTTGTTGATCTAGAGAATAGGGCATCGACCAAGTTTATTTCTAGTTTACAAAGTCAACTAAAAATCAAGCAAAGTGAATTAGTTTCCCATGAAACAGCAATTCCTAAAGAGGTCATCAAACCAAATATTGATCCAATAATTGAAAGCTCAATATTAGCTAAGCAAAGTGAATTAAAGGAAATTGACAATTCAATAAATGTTTTAAGGACTTCTTTGTCAACAAATGAATTAGCTATCGCAAGTAGTGATAAACTATTGAATAAAGTTACAAATATTCAAACGAGACTAGAAAGTTTCAAAAAAGAATGTCAAGAAGAAATGGATATTTTGGGAATTCAATTTGAGGATGTTTTTAATTTTGTAATACAAGAAGAACCCATTAGTACAAAGAAAGCAGCGTTAATGCAAATAAAGCAACAAATTATGGAGAAGTTAGACCCTGAGATTGAGACATCATTGCTGAAACAAAAAAATACAATTGAAAATGAAATTTCTATTTTCCAAGATCAATTGGATGCACCAAATAGGGATTATCAACTGTATTTAAATGACTTGAATAAATGGATTGAGGCTAAACAAGCCATTACTGGTGAAATCGATGTTCTAGGATCATTAAAATATTTAGAAGCAAAATTGGAGGAAATCAATTTAATTCCAGCAACATTACAACATCTAAGCCAAAATCGAAATGAATCATTGAAGAAAGTTTACACTAAGATCAAGGAAGAGGTTCTTTTGTATCAGAATTTATACGGACCTATTCAAGATATTATCCAGACCAACGTAATACTTAAAGAATCACTAAAATTAAGATTTGAAGTTAGTGTTACAATAAGTAATTCTTTCCAAGATAACTTTTTAAAGCGATTAAATAGACGAGCAAAAGGGTCATTTAATGGAGTTAACGAAGGAGATCAAGTGTTAAGAAATTTAATTGATCGCTTCGAATACAACACTGAAGAAGGTGTTCTTGGATTAATTAATGAATTAATCAGTCACCTTCAATTTGATAGACGTTTTGACGACCCTCCAAAAATGGAGATAGAAGAGCAGTTACGCCAAGGTGAATCCGTACAAGAATTGTACGATTTTATTTTTTCGCTTTCATATCTTGAGCCCAAATATTTATTGAAATTAAATGACAAGGAGCTATCTGAATTATCGCCAGGGGAAAGAGGAATAATCCTGTTAATTTTTTATCTATTATTGGACAAAGATGATATTCCACTTGTCATTGATCAGCCAGAGGATAATCTTGATAATCAGACTGTGTATAATCTCTTGGTACCATGTATTCGTGAGGCTAAAAACTCCAGACAAATTTTCATTGTTACTCATAATCCTAATTTAGCAGTTGTTTGTGATGCCGAGCAGGTTATTTATGCCTCAATAGATAAAACGAATGGAAATCAAATGATATACGAATCTGGTTCGATTGAAAACCCCAACATCAACAGACGACTTGTAGATGTATTAGAGGGTACTAGACCTGCATTTAATAATAGAGATGCCAAATATTTACCGGATATAGTCACAATCTGAATTACAAACATCCCTCAGTTAGAATTGCTGAGGGATGTTTGTAATATATAAATTCGTTAACGGTTGAAAAAGTGTTTCTTTGTCACAAAGAATTACCGGAATCTGGTTAGATGCTATAAATATTTTGATTTTTTGCTTACCATGCTGATTGTCATATAGACATTCTTCATTATGGCAAATAATAAAATCACAATCGTGAGCAACGGTCCATTTCATTAAGTCTAATAACCGTCTACGGGTAACGAATAAGTCATTCAATAATAAGTAGTTTTTAGTATCAACGAATTTTTTGAGTATTTTTGAATTATAACTAGTAGCGAGATTTGTTGCCTTTTGAATTTGCTGTTCAAGCGTAATATTTTCATTATTTTGAATGCCATAAAATACTCCCTTTTTACTTGATCCTAAGATCATATCTAAATGCATATTCTCATCCTCCCTGCTTCTTAAGAACATGTCTATGATTAGATACTATCAACTAGACATTAAGCTTACCTTTTTAACACTCCAACGACCGAGATAGTCTAGTAGATTGCTAAGAAAGAAGTTTGTTTTGTACATTTTTAGATTCGCCAGTCTTTCTCTTCTCATAGATCCACCCAGGTTTCTTTCCATTCATCTAAGCTCAAGATGGGATCTATTAAATCACTTTTTACCATCATCCAGTTATCGATTGGAGTTATCGAGTTTCTAGAGCCTGCGGGCTTGCGATGATGAGTAATGTAGTAAATAAAGGGAATTGAACAAATAAGGGATCGTATCATTATTGGGAGCTCTAAAACAATAATGTAAACACAAAAGGACATTCCGAGTAATGGTCGAATTGCCCTTTTGTGTTTTGAATTAGTATCACACACTCTTCCGACTTGTCTTCTTGCCATCACAGCTGAATAGTATTTTTTTATCGTCAGAGATTGTCTCTAAGTGAACCTGTTTGCCCCATAGCTGAACCAAGTAAGGGAGAGTGCGCTCAATATACTTGAGATCAAGCTCAGTACCTTCAAACCTGTGGGTAATGTAAAGCTCACCGTTGCGCTGGAAGTCCCCATCGGTCACCTCTAAGTAGGGATATCCGCCATTAACCCGAGAGTAAACAAGCTGATCGCGTATCGTTTCCCACGTTTTATCGGTAATTTTCCACTCCTGCCCCTTCTTTTCGAAAATATACAGATCCAGCTCCTCCGTTAGCTCCTTGGTCAAGTAATTGCGCAGGAAGGAGGGATCAGATTCAACCTCCCGAACCTCGAAAATCTTTTCTTGCCCAAATCTCTTCTCAATGTCCTCGAAGATCTTTAGTCCGAGATAATAAGGATTTAAGGAGTGACGCGACGGTTGAACAACCGCGGAATTGAGCTTGGCATACTCGATAGTCTCTTCGCTCGTAAGCGGCAGCTCGCGCATGATTTTCTGGTGCCAGTAGGAAGCCCAGCCTTCGTTCATGATTTTAGTCTCAATCTGTGGCCAGAAATAAAGCATTTCCTCGCGTAGAATACTCATAATGTCACGTTGCCAATCCTCCATAGCGGGAGAAAACTCTTGAATGAACCAGACGATGTCTTTCTCCGGATTCAGTGGGAATTTGCGAGCTTCGGCTACTTCGTCAGCGTTATTTTTGGTAGGATTAGTGGTCTCAAAGCTCTCCAGATCCCAGAGATCTTCATAAGGGGAAGCAGGTCGGCTGTTGCCTTTGTCCTTCGATTTATCGCGCCTTAGCTGGAGCTCCATATAATGCTTTTTGTCGAGACCATAGGGCTTAAAGAGACTAGGATCAACATGCTCCTGAATGGCCATGACCGCATCAAGGAAACGCTCCACCTGAGCGGTACCATGTTCAACCTCATACTGGCTGATTCTTTCGGCTGCTGCTGACATGCTTTCCACCATATTACGATTAGATATAGAGAAACGAGCGTTGTTCTTGAAAAAATCGCAATGAGCAAGCACGTGAGCGACGATGAGCTTATTTTGCACCAACGAATTACCGTCAAGCAGGAAGGCATAGCAGGGGTTTGAGTTAATGACGAGCTCATATATTTTGCTGAGACCAAGATCGTATTGCATTTTCATCTTATTGAAGGTTTTTCCGAAGCTCCAATGGCTGAAGCGTGTCGGCATCCCATATGCACCGAAAGTATAAATAATGTCCGATGGGCAAATTTCATAACGCATGGGGTAGAAGTCCAGTCCGAATTGTTCGGCAATTAACGTAATATCTGAAATGGCGACTTCTAAATCCCGTTGTTCCTCATCACGTGGCATATCAAGCTGAGCCCCCTATTATAAACAAAGATTCCACCACATTATGTATATGAGGGAACTAGCGGGAGTGTGATGATAATTTAATTATCTGTAATTTAATGCATCCAGTAAAGGGACTTATGAGGGGTTGAAATGTTGAGAAGGAGAGGAGTAGGAAACTTTAAGCCTATGGGAAAGGTCTAAACCGGAAGCAAGAGATTATCTACTAGCTAGTATGGCTTTTGATCGTCATCATTTATTTTTTATGTATGATTTCAGACAACAGAACGGCAAATTCCTCTTCGTTGTCACTGTAGGTTGAGATGGCTTCCTGCCGGTCCTTTTCCGCTTGGGAAAGCTGATAGATGACGTCGGCATCATTGAAAATAAAAGTGGTAAGTAATAAACGACCTAGATTTTCAATTTTCATATTTCATTACACCTCGTAATCCTTCAAGTGTGTGAATTTCCATTGTACATTTGACATGTGAGATACGTTAGGATTTGTAGCTTAGCATATTGATCGGGATAAATTTTACGAACTTCTCCAAATAAATAGCTATTTCTAGTTTA
This portion of the Cohnella abietis genome encodes:
- a CDS encoding SpoVR family protein; protein product: MPRDEEQRDLEVAISDITLIAEQFGLDFYPMRYEICPSDIIYTFGAYGMPTRFSHWSFGKTFNKMKMQYDLGLSKIYELVINSNPCYAFLLDGNSLVQNKLIVAHVLAHCDFFKNNARFSISNRNMVESMSAAAERISQYEVEHGTAQVERFLDAVMAIQEHVDPSLFKPYGLDKKHYMELQLRRDKSKDKGNSRPASPYEDLWDLESFETTNPTKNNADEVAEARKFPLNPEKDIVWFIQEFSPAMEDWQRDIMSILREEMLYFWPQIETKIMNEGWASYWHQKIMRELPLTSEETIEYAKLNSAVVQPSRHSLNPYYLGLKIFEDIEKRFGQEKIFEVREVESDPSFLRNYLTKELTEELDLYIFEKKGQEWKITDKTWETIRDQLVYSRVNGGYPYLEVTDGDFQRNGELYITHRFEGTELDLKYIERTLPYLVQLWGKQVHLETISDDKKILFSCDGKKTSRKSV
- a CDS encoding TrlF family AAA-like ATPase, with the translated sequence MSVNFSKGSEWRRWDLHVHTPESYQQKFGENWEIYVDALKDKAVLHDVEVVGITDYFSVDGYDKLKREFANGETYLSLSNGKKLFLMPCIELRIDAFDTRENSINLHLVFNPKLEAITIKSALLDNLNVKYQDNTLKCKHEDLIKIGYAEAHGGSFQINLDLTQIDLTDQKKYKKVALDMITISMENLKEIMSNSGISRDDYVILVAYKGHGSLSNMPWSDQNNFTGRLGNIKQTLLNQADMCFTHNSADINFLLGKSTHAPVEMFHRRFRSLKPSIWGSDAHDLNNLFHPSNGASQHYTWIKADPTFEGLKQIVNEPEERVFIGIKPPKLKNVLDKRTKYLRSIEIRKKPGSMLVETWFDNELQLNPGLVAVIGNKGSGKSALADILGLLGDTSHSSSFSFLTESRFKQKKDNKAINYEGTLIWEDDTNIKKSLNDSINSTSVERIRYIPQNYFEIICNEMASGEKSVFDSELKKVIFQYVSEIDKLNKESLDGLITYKTIELRESVQLLKVEIGKLNSEVVDLENRASTKFISSLQSQLKIKQSELVSHETAIPKEVIKPNIDPIIESSILAKQSELKEIDNSINVLRTSLSTNELAIASSDKLLNKVTNIQTRLESFKKECQEEMDILGIQFEDVFNFVIQEEPISTKKAALMQIKQQIMEKLDPEIETSLLKQKNTIENEISIFQDQLDAPNRDYQLYLNDLNKWIEAKQAITGEIDVLGSLKYLEAKLEEINLIPATLQHLSQNRNESLKKVYTKIKEEVLLYQNLYGPIQDIIQTNVILKESLKLRFEVSVTISNSFQDNFLKRLNRRAKGSFNGVNEGDQVLRNLIDRFEYNTEEGVLGLINELISHLQFDRRFDDPPKMEIEEQLRQGESVQELYDFIFSLSYLEPKYLLKLNDKELSELSPGERGIILLIFYLLLDKDDIPLVIDQPEDNLDNQTVYNLLVPCIREAKNSRQIFIVTHNPNLAVVCDAEQVIYASIDKTNGNQMIYESGSIENPNINRRLVDVLEGTRPAFNNRDAKYLPDIVTI